From Tripterygium wilfordii isolate XIE 37 chromosome 13, ASM1340144v1, whole genome shotgun sequence, the proteins below share one genomic window:
- the LOC120013001 gene encoding pentatricopeptide repeat-containing protein At4g36680, mitochondrial-like codes for MSSALRLRNFRYLSTSAAAAAAGTPPSSISISKAKSRLRSEYDPDKALEIYSSVSKDYSSPISSRYAQEFTVRRLAKARRFSDVESLIESHKSDPKITEEPFLCTLIRSYGIAGMFDKAFTTFNQMDSLGTPRTVLSFNALLSACNQSKLYDKVPNLFVEIPEKYVLSPDKISYGILVKSYSEAGASEKAIETLNVMEEKNVEVTAVTFTTVLDTLYKKGKSEEAEKLWSERVKKGYELDVAAHNVRMMNAQCGDPEKVKELIEEMINAGLKPDTISYNYLMTSYCKSGMMEEAENVYRKLEENGCKPNAATFRTLISYLCRSGDYETGYTVFNVSVRWNKIPDFTTMKILVEGLVKAKKMEAAKGLIRRVKKKFPHNLLRAWSKVEQELGLASADTASASAEEK; via the coding sequence ATGTCATCCGCTCTCAGACTTCGCAACTTCCGTTATCTCTCTACCTCGGCCGCCGCCGCCGCTGCTGGCACACCTCCGTCTTCGATCTCCATTTCCAAAGCTAAATCCAGACTCAGGTCCGAGTACGATCCTGACAAGGCTCTAGAAATATACTCTTCCGTTTCCAAAGACTACTCTTCCCCAATTTCCTCTCGCTACGCTCAGGAATTCACCGTTCGCCGTCTTGCCAAGGCAAGGCGTTTCTCTGACGTCGAATCTCTTATTGAGTCCCACAAATCCGACCCCAAAATTACTGAGGAACCCTTTCTCTGTACCCTCATTCGTTCATATGGTATCGCCGGCATGTTCGATAAAGCCTTCACTACTTTCAATCAAATGGACTCTCTAGGTACTCCGAGAACCGTTCTTTCTTTCAATGCTTTACTATCTGCGTGTAATCAGTCAAAGCTATATGATAAAGTTCCGAACCTGTTTGTTGAAATTCCTGAGAAGTACGTGTTGTCACCTGATAAGATTTCTTATGGGATCTTGGTCAAGTCATACAGTGAAGCTGGTGCATCCGAGAAGGCAATTGAGACTTTAAATGTTATGGAGGAGAAGAACGTGGAAGTGACTGCTGTAACTTTCACTACTGTATTGGATACTCTGTATAAGAAGGGAAAGAGTGAGGAGGCAGAGAAGTTATGGAGTGAGAGGGTGAAGAAGGGTTATGAGCTGGATGTGGCAGCACATAATGTGAGGATGATGAATGCTCAGTGTGGAGATCCGGAGAAGGTGAAGGAATTGATTGAGGAGATGATTAATGCTGGATTGAAACCAGATACAATTAGTTACAACTACTTGATGACTAGTTATTGTAAGAGTGGAATGATGGAGGAAGCAGAGAATGTCTACCGGAAATTGGAGGAGAATGGTTGTAAACCCAATGCAGCAACTTTTAGGACCTTGATAAGTTATCTTTGTAGGAGTGGGGATTATGAGACTGGGTACACAGTTTTCAATGTGAGTGTCAGGTGGAATAAGATTCCAGATTTTACTACAATGAAGATTCTGGTCGAGGGCTTGGTGAAGGCAAAGAAAATGGAGGCGGCTAAAGGATTGATCAGAAGAGTGAAGAAGAAGTTTCCTCATAATTTACTGAGGGCATGGAGCAAAGTTGAGCAGGAGCTTGGTTTGGCTTCTGCTGACACTGCCTCTGCTTCTGCAGAGGAAAAATAA
- the LOC120013002 gene encoding splicing factor 3B subunit 4-like translates to MTTRIAPGVGANLLGQHAAERNQDATAYVGNLDPQVSEELLWELFVQAGPVVNVYVPKDRVTNLHQGYGFVEFRGEEDADYAIKVLNMIKLYGKPIRVNKASQDKKTLDVGANLFIGNLDPDVDEKLLYDTFSAFGVIVSNPKIMRDPETGNPRGFGFVSYDSFEASDAAIEAMTGQYLCNRQITVSYAYKKDTKGERHGTPAERVLAASNPTAQKSRPHTLFASGPPTLPNVPQANGSLGAPMTPRPFTDGAVAQVPMHAVRPQPPQSGGFTPMHMAGQPAWQPQPPQRMAPPQFMGQHVLGGMPPPPPSQGMVFPRPPLQPMAMGVQPQYWRPPPPPPLQGGRPPVPQMSMPPPPPNAPALPPPPSV, encoded by the exons ATGACGACTCGAATCGCTCCAGGAGTGGGAGCGAACTTACTCGGTCAGCACGCGGCTGAAAGGAACCAAGACGCCACCGCCTACGTCGGAAATCTGGATCCTCAGGTCAGCGAAGAGTTACTGTGGGAGTTGTTTGTTCAAGCCGGTCCTGTTG TTAATGTCTACGTTCCAAAAGATAGAGTGACAAACCTTCATCAAGGATACGGTTTTGTTGAGTTCCGAGGTGAGGAAGATGCTGACTAT GCGATCAAGGTTTTGAACATGATTAAGCTTTATGGGAAACCAATACGAGTAAACAAG GCATCCCAAGATAAGAAGACCTTGGATGTTGGGGCAAATCTTTTTATTGGCAACCTTGACCCT GATGTTGATGAGAAGCTTTTATATGATACCTTTAGTGCATTTGGAGTGATTGTCTCAAATCCCAAG ATAATGAGAGATCCTGAGACTGGAAATCCCCGAGGATTTGGTTTCGTTAGTTATGATTCTTTTGAGGCATCTGATGCAGCTATTGAG GCAATGACTGGCCAATATCTTTGCAATCGGCAAATAACTGTCTCTTACGCATATAAGAAGGACACTAAGGGCGAGCGTCATGGTACACCAGCAG AGAGAGTCTTGGCTGCAAGCAATCCGACTGCCCAGAAGAGTCGGCCCCACACTCTCTTTGCAAGTGGACCTCCAACACTTCCTAACGTTCCTCAGGCAAATGGTTCATTGGGTGCACCAATGACTCCACGCCCCTTTACAGATGGTGCAGTTGCTCAAGTTCCAATGCATGCTGTTCGGCCTCAGCCCCCACAGAGTGGCGGCTTCACACCCATGCATATGGCAGGACAGCCAGCTTGGCAGCCACAGCCTCCACAGCGGATGGCCCCACCCCAGTTCATGGGTCAACATGTACTTGGAGGAATGCCGCCACCCCCTCCCTCGCAGGGAATGGTCTTTCCAAGGCCTCCCCTACAGCCAATGGCAATGGGAGTCCAGCCACAATATTGGCGGCCACCTCCCCCGCCTCCACTCCAGGGAGGAAGGCCACCTGTTCCACAAATGTCGATGCCACCACCCCCACCCAATGCGCCTGCACTTCCTCCCCCGCCTTCTGTTTGA
- the LOC120011752 gene encoding uncharacterized protein LOC120011752, with product MRKLCPNIDREDGLETVLEVPIPDEMLTSMGSNLQLRWQNMLTWMKAQTSDKWSQPVIARRLNELRFLLYLVGSPLIPLQVQVGHSVHKPLRDSSIQASTAKYIVQQYVAATGGQAALNSVHSMCVTGQVKIKASEFYQANETISVKNAEEAGGFVLWQKDPDLWCLELIVSGCKVICGSNGKISWRHSNNQRAPISKGPPRPLRRFLQGLDPRSTANLFIDAACIGEKIIDNEDCFILKLETSPAVREAQSGSNYEIIHHTIWGYFSQRSGLLIQFEDSRLIRMRIKEDDDDDVFWETSTESVMEDYKCVDGVNIAHSGRTKVTVFRYGEQSSNHKKEMEEKWKIEDVDFNVWGLSKDQFLPPTEIKNERRGS from the exons ATGAGGAAACTTTGTCCAAACATTGACAGAGAAGATGGGCTTGAGACCGTCCTGGAGGTCCCAATACCAGATGAGATGCTGACTAGCATGGGCAGCAATCTTCAACTACGTTGGCAAAACATGCTCACATGGATGAAGGCTCAAACTTCTGATAAATGGTCGCAGCCAGTTATCGCCAGACGCCTTAACGAGCTACGCTTCCTCCTTTACCTTGTTGGATCTCCTCTTATCCCCCTTCAGGTCCAAGTTGGCCACTCTGTTCACAAACCATTGAGAGATTCTTCCATT cAAGCTTCAACAGCCAAATACATTGTTCAACAATACGTAGCAGCGACCGGAGGGCAAGCAGCATTGAATTCAGTGCATAGTATGTGTGTGACAGGCCAAGTGAAGATAAAGGCGTCAGAATTCTATCAAGCCAATGAGACAATCAGTGTGAAGAACGCGGAGGAAGCCGGTGGGTTTGTGCTTTGGCAAAAAGATCCTGATTTATGGTGCCTGGAGCTCATTGTGTCTGGATGTAAGGTAATCTGTGGAAGCAATGGCAAGATTTCATGGAGACATTCAAACAATCAACGAGCACCAATCTCAAAGGGTCCTCCCAGACCCTTGCGCAGATTTTTACAG GGTTTGGATCCAAGATCCACAGCCAATCTATTCATAGATGCAGCATGCATAGGTGAGAAGATAATAGACAACGAAGACTGCTTTATTCTTAAGCTGGAGACCAGCCCAGCGGTTCGCGAGGCACAGAGCGGCTCCAACTATGAGATCATTCACCACACCATCTGGGGATACTTCAGCCAGAGATCCGGCCTGTTGATTCAATTCGAGGACTCGAGGCTGATAAGAATGCGAATCAAAgaagacgacgacgacgacgtcTTCTGGGAAACCAGCACTGAGTCGGTAATGGAAGATTACAAGTGTGTTGATGGAGTTAACATTGCACACAGTGGAAGAACAAAAGTCACAGTGTTTAGATATGGAGAGCAATCTTCCAACCACAAGAAGGAGATGGAAGAGAAGTGGAAGATTGAAGATGTAGATTTCAACGTATGGGGTTTGTCTAAGGATCAGTTTCTTCCTCCTacagaaattaaaaatgaaagacGAGGTAGCTGA
- the LOC120013065 gene encoding uncharacterized protein LOC120013065, giving the protein MNDDVSLPTTVPAMNMKKESSDSSVLGKGRYKFWALAAILLLAFWSMFTGTVTLRWSAGNFNRLSDDIDIQIHDDLDVLEMEERETVVKHMWDVYTNSRRIRLPRFWRDAFEVAYEELSSDVPEVREAAITEIAKMSVRSIGLDPPPVKSKSAREISKNPKQTGKGRGVLVSSTGSRR; this is encoded by the exons ATGAACGATGACGTTTCTCTTCCTACAACAGTTCCTGCAATGAATATGAAGAAGGAAAGCTCAGATTCGAGTGTATTAGGGAAAGGACGGTACAAGTTCTGGGCCTTAGCTGCAATTTTGCTACTCGCATTTTGGTCAATGTTCACCGGGACCGTAACCCTACGTTGGTCCGCCGGAAATTTCAATCGTCTATCAGACGACATAGACATTCAAATCCACGACGATCTTGACGTTCTC GAAATGGAGGAGAGGGAGACGGTGGTGAAGCATATGTGGGATGTCTATACGAACAGTCGACGGATCAGATTACCGAGGTTCTGGCGAGATGCTTTTGAGGTGGCTTATGAGGAGTTGAGCAGTGATGTCCCTGAGGTTAGGGAAGCGGCAATCACTGAGATCGCTAAGATGTCTGTGCGGTCCATTGGTCTCGATCCCCCTCCCGTCAAATCAAAG AGTGCACGGGAAATAAGCAAGAACCCGAAGCAAACAGGCAAGGGCAGAGGGGTGCTAGTGAGCTCAACAGGGAGTCGTCGATAA